The Daucus carota subsp. sativus chromosome 7, DH1 v3.0, whole genome shotgun sequence genome window below encodes:
- the LOC108193274 gene encoding beta-glucuronosyltransferase GlcAT14A yields MAADKKWLFTLFITAFLSLILLLSILSSFSSHTPYPLILRRGLNYPPAFAYYISGSSGDADRVFRLLLAVYHPRNRYLLHLGSESSDFERRKLGYLVRRVGVMRAFGNVDVVGKPDAMTYMGSSNIAAILRGASILLKVDGGWSWFVYLTALDYPLLTQDDLSNVFSSVRRDLNFIDHTNDLGWKEGQRIRPIVVDPGLYLARRVQIFHATEKRKMPDAFKVFTGSPWVTLSRSFLEYCVLGWDNLPRTLLMFSTNVVLSQEVYFHSVICNSPEFRNTTVNSDLRYMVWDDPPKMEPVYLNISDYKQMVESGAAFARQFTKDEAVLDMIDKNILNRGSNRVTPGAWCTGRSSWFSDPCSQWGDVNILKPEIHATKFKESIENLLDDLESQSNQCIIQQSK; encoded by the exons ATGGCAGCTGACAAGAAATGGCtcttcactctcttcatcaCCGCCTTTCTCTCTCTAATTCTCCTTCTCTCTATACTCTCAAGCTTCTCCTCTCACACCCCTTACCCTTTGATTCTCCGGCGAGGCCTCAATTACCCACCTGCTTTCGCTTACTACATCTCCGGGAGCTCTGGCGATGCGGACCGGGTTTTTCGGTTGCTTCTGGCGGTGTATCATCCTAGAAACAGGTATTTGTTGCACTTGGGGAGTGAAAGTTCGGATTTTGAGAGGAGGAAGTTGGGGTATTTGGTGAGGAGGGTTGGTGTGATGAGGGCTTTTGGGAATGTGGATGTTGTGGGGAAACCCGATGCGATGACGTATATGGGGTCGTCGAATATTGCTGCCATTTTGAGGGGGGCGTCGATTTTGTTGAAGGTGGATGGTGGGTGGAGTTGGTTTGTGTATTTGACGGCATTGGATTATCCGCTGCTTACGCAAGATG ATTTATCAAATGTATTCTCCTCTGTCAGAAGAGATCTCAACTTCATCGATCATACCAATGACCTGGGATGGAAAGA GGGTCAAAGGATCCGGCCAATTGTTGTTGATCCAGGGTTGTACTTGGCTAGGAGAGTTCAGATTTTCCATGCCACTGAAAAACGAAAAATGCCAGATGCTTTCAAAGTTTTCACAG gttCTCCATGGGTCACCTTGAGCAGGTCTTTCTTAGAATATTGTGTTCTTGGATGGGATAATCTTCCTCGAACCCTTCTGATGTTTTCTACGAATGTGGTTTTGTCCCAAGAAGTGTATTTTCATTCAGTCATCTGCAACTCACCTGAATTCAGGAACACAACGGTCAATAGTGACCTAAGATACATGGTGTGGGACGATCCCCCGAAGATGGAGCCTGTGTATTTAAATATCTCGGATTATAAGCAGATGGTTGAAAGTGGAGCTGCTTTTGCAAGACAATTTACAAAAGATGAGGCAGTGCTGGACATGATTGACAAGAATATTCTGAACCGTGGAAGTAACAGAGTCACCCCAGGGGCATGGTGCACTGGCCGTAGTAGCTGGTTCAGTGATCCGTGTTCACAATGGGGTGATGTTAATATTTTGAAGCCGGAAATCCATGCTACAAAGTTCAAGGAGTCTATAGAAAACCTACTTGATGACTTGGAATCACAGTCCAATCAATGCATAATACAACAGAGCAAGTAA
- the LOC108194435 gene encoding putative fasciclin-like arabinogalactan protein 20: MAKASLTLSTISLLFLSLVSLAASFPAQTVVNAVDTLSNSGYIAMSLTLQLTSNTLLTPQRRSATVFSPPDAAFSSSGQPSISLLQLHFVPVAFSIDGLKSLPYGTKIPTFSSSHSLTITTPASDNSGNVSLNNVNVTGSPIYDDGALVIFGVERFFDAEFTPLSPIQSPNSDLGCVMMKDYPRLSSGGYSFREASGMLRSRGYAVMASFLDLQLLGFLGEPKLTVFAPVDELMIEKANNFADYYLLFLRHVVPCKLSWTDLANVENGTELHTYLEGFNLNVTRSDDLFMVNEVEVTFPDMYYSDWLVVHGVRQILSLRTNSDEEGNVPGDERISGDQNPSIVPHDERFGSDQNPSNVSDHARVASDQSSSIAPESARVGSDQHSPMAPGSSLSS, translated from the coding sequence ATGGCGAAAGCCTCACTAACTCTCTCAACTATCTCTCTCCTCTTcctctctctcgtctctctcgcCGCCTCCTTCCCCGCCCAAACAGTCGTGAACGCCGTCGACACGCTCTCCAACTCCGGCTACATCGCCATGTCACTCACTCTCCAGCTCACCTCCAACACATTGCTCACGCCTCAGCGCCGCTCCGCCACCGTGTTCTCGCCGCCCGACGCCGCCTTCTCGTCCTCCGGCCAGCCGTCGATCTCGCTGCTCCAGCTCCACTTCGTCCCCGTCGCTTTCTCAATCGACGGCCTTAAGTCTCTCCCGTACGGCACGAAGATCCCGACGTTCTCGTCATCTCACTCGCTCACTATCACCACACCGGCCTCCGACAACTCCGGGAACGTGTCGCTGAACAACGTCAACGTCACCGGATCGCCGATCTACGACGACGGAGCGCTGGTGATATTCGGCGTGGAGAGATTCTTCGACGCCGAGTTCACGCCTTTATCGCCGATACAGAGCCCTAATTCGGACTTAGGATGCGTGATGATGAAGGATTATCCGAGATTATCGTCAGGAGGATACTCGTTTCGAGAAGCTTCTGGAATGCTGAGGTCTCGCGGCTACGCCGTGATGGCGAGCTTCCTCGATTTGCAGTTGTTAGGGTTTTTAGGCGAGCCGAAACTTACGGTTTTCGCGCCTGTTGATGAATTGATGATCGAGAAGGCCAATAATTTCGCGGACtattatttgttgtttttgaGGCATGTTGTCCCCTGTAAGCTTTCCTGGACCGATTTAGCGAATGTCGAAAACGGAACGGAATTGCATACTTATTTGGAAGGGTTTAATTTGAATGTAACGAGATCAGATGATTTGTTTATGGTGAATGAAGTCGAGGTTACCTTTCCTGATATGTATTATAGTGATTGGCTTGTTGTTCACGGCGTTCGTCAAATTCTCTCGTTGAGGACTAATTCGGATGAAGAGGGGAATGTGCCTGGTGATGAGAGGATTAGCGGTGATCAGAATCCATCGATTGTGCCTCATGATGAGAGGTTTGGGAGTGATCAGAATCCGTCGAATGTGTCTGATCATGCAAGGGTCGCCAGTGATCAGAGCTCGTCAATTGCACCTGAGAGCGCGAGGGTTGGAAGTGATCAGCACTCTCCAATGGCGCCTGGCTCATCGTTAAGCTCGTGA